CGGGACTGGGGGTGCAGATGTGGGACAGTGAGGTCACTGTGACACCTGCCAAGGTTCTCACTGCAGTACCCTGTTGTGTATTGTGTGGAAACATCGCAGACACTCTCTCTCAGCTTCAGCCCTGCACTTCAAGGAAGTCTCCCTAGTCCCAGTTCGTAGGGAGGGTTCCGCGAGTATGTAAAAATTCATCACTGTGGTTATTAATAATTGTCATTCATCCTCCGTATTACTAAGACTAACAGTAGCTAGCATTTGTTGTGCACATTTGGGTTAGATCACTTAATCTTTACAACGATCCTTGAGGCAGGCATTAGTACCATCCCCGTTTTGCAGATAGAAAATTATtgcacagagagattaagcagcttccccagggtcacagagctggcTTTCACACCCAGACATGCTCTCACCATGCGACAGGAGTCCTTCCCAAGGTTGGACAGAATATGCCTGCAAGACAGGGAGGCACATGGGATTGCTCTGCCAGTGTCCCCATGGGGCCTGCATGTtggggagctgggagagggggtGGTCCCTGCAGGACAGCTGCGGCTTTTCAAGAATATAACTGCAAGATGGGTCCGTCTGGGCATTCCCTGGGGGGTTATAGGATGACGAAGGCCAGGCTCCAGTGTGTTCCCCTCCCAGGGGTTTGCTTCATGTTGGGCCTAGGCAGAAGTCACTCGCTTCTCaccgcctccctctccccccatcagTTACTCAAACTGACGACTTAGAAACAGGGTCACTCACTCACCCTCCCTTTAAAGGAGGATCCTTTTCAGCCTTCACCTGGGGTAAATGAATTGCAACTGTAAGATCTCTTTAGGGCACTCTAAGGGATGTTTTGAAATGTTCTAGCCACCAACCTCTCATTCTAATGAtaaagaaaccgaggctcagagagggagagcatctTCCCCATGATCACACAGCAGTTAGCAATGTTGAGATCAAAACAAGGGTCTTCTGACACCAGGGCTGTGTTCTTTGCACTAGAGCAAGTACCCCTACCTTTGCCAACCTGTGCCCCTGGGTGTTACTAACTGCACATGCCTCACCGCCACCtggaagcagggcagagaggcaTCCCTTCTGGGAATGAGGCAGAGCTGGTCCACCTGAGCATGGATGTCTAAGTGTACACAACCCCTTTCCTTTGGAAAACTTGCTCTGACAGACTCTTCTGTCAGGTAGAGGCCAGCAGAAGGCTCATCAGAGTCCCAGGAAGTTAGCCCCAGTTTGGAGGGTCTATTTTAGTTAGTGTGAATGGATTCATCTTGCTGGAAACAGCTGGCAAACTGGATCAGTTCACATCCTGAGTCAAACCTGGGGATTCCCATGGGTATCTTTGTCCTGGTTATAGAAGGTAATGAGCACCTTCCAGGAAGGTGAGGGTAAGAGGGGGGTGAGGGCTTAATGGGGCGGGGTCCTGGAAAAGAGATTGGTGGGGAGGAGACTTAAAAGCAGAGGTGGAAGaggctgttttttgttgttgttgttgttgttgttgttgttgttgttttattttttaatgtgttttttttttaatttttttttcaacgttttttatttatttttgggacagagagagacagagcatgaacgggggaggggcagagagagagggagacacagaatcggaaacaggctccaggctccgagccatcagcccagagcctgacgcggggctcgaactcacggaccgcgacatcgtgacctggctgaagtcggacgcttaactgactgcgccacccaggcgcccctaatgtttatttttgagagagagacagagacagaacatgagtggggaaggggcagagagagagggagacacagaatctgaagcaggccgcaggctctgagctgtcagcacagagcccgatgtggggctcaaactcaggaactgcgagatcatgacctgagccgaagtcgggtgcttaactgactgagccacccaggagccccaaggaggCTGTTTTTAAGGATGGGGGCAGCACAGATTcttagaggggggaaaaagaattgCAGCACATGTCTGGATCTCAACAATAATGACCCCATGCCTtgccctctgctctctgtcctcaGGAGTTTATATTCTGATTGGAGCTGGTGCCCTCATGATGCTGGTGGGTTTCCTGGGCTGCTGTGGGGCCGTGCAAGAGTCCCAGTGCATGCTGGGATTGGTGAGTACCCCTTCTGCTCCCCATAACCACTCTGACCCAAGGGCCCCACCCCCAAGATCTCCTAGAACagatggggtgggatggggtccAGAGGGTACCTTAAAGGCATGAGCTATCCTCAGCCCCCACAGTGTTGCTCCattccaggccccaccccagcctcctaGCCAGGTAGCCATCTTGCCCTCCTCCCCTGTAGTGATGCCTTGCTTCTCTTCTGTTCTGGAGCCTCTCTGTCTTATCACTTCCTTTAGGCGACTAAATGCCAGGactttgttttcccccttttcGAGGACCacgtttgctttttttccctgaatCCACAGGTACCTTCgccttctcttattttaaaatttgttaacaattttcttcaaattccagAGTGCAttcactttctttatttcctcaaatCCCTGTGGGTTTTGTGAGTGAGCGATCGTATCTTATCACTGACTCTTAATTAACACCTTAGGAATATCAATTCTGGGGTCAGCTGTGCCCCATTCTTTCCTCCTGAATGGGAATCTCTTCCTACTACTGCTTTCGCTCCTCGCCTTGGCTCAATGCTCACAGTTCCATAAATTTCTTCCATCCCTTCCAGGCTGTTCATTTGCGCCCCCAGATGCCCAACTCCCAGGGAGTTATTCCTCCTTATCCTCCGGAATACCCTTTGTGGTTGGCTGGCTGGGATTTCCCCTCATCTTACCCCTTCTTTGCCTTCTAGTTCTTTGGCTTCCTCTTGGTGATATTTGCCATTGAAATAGCTGCGGCCATCTGGGGCTATTCCCACAAAGATGAGGTAGGTGTCTCCCATAAGATCTCTCGGGAGTGATACAGGTTTCGGAATTCGGGGGTGGGAATGATGAGAGTGACAGGTGTCTCAGCTGGCCACTTTGGTCAGCTTTCAGCCATCAAACATGCTCCTACTTCACCACGCTCCCACATGCCCAGCAGAGTGTGAGCTCCCCCAGGGCAGGCGATGTGGGTGTGGTGCCAGCCATAGCTTCCAGTTCCCTGAATGGTGCTGGCACGGAGCAGATATTCAAGAAATACTCATcaggtctgtgtgtgtatatgtgtctcGCACCTCAGCAGCCCTGTCCCCGACTCCTCTGGAAGGATGGCTTAGGAAAACGAGCCTCTGCGAGGGCTGGAGCCCCCTGCTCCTTCACCTAGTCTGTGAATAGGTGCCACCATGAGCCAAGTGCTGGCCAGGCCCAGTGTGGGTCCAGTGATACACAAGCTGTGGTCCCCGCACTTTCCATCCAAATATGCATTTGGAGAATGCATATATGCAAATATGCACTAGGAGAAGTGTCCTAGAAGTCATTTATATTCAGAAGTTCCATGGGGTTTGAGAAGGCGGCATGCCAACAGGAAATCTCTTCTGGCTTCATGGAGAAGGGGACACTCACCTAAATCTTGGATGAGAGAAAGGATTTCAGGAGGAAAGTTGGTGGGAGACCCAGTACTTTCTGGCAGAGACAGCTGAATGTGGGTTCCgatggggagccactgagggAGGAGTTGTGGGCCAGGATGGGCCATATCAGAACCGTGTATTAGGAAAGACAGTCTTGGCATGTttagcaagagagagaagagacgaGAGACTGGAGGCAGGAAccgtgttttaaaaaaaaaaaaaaagatttaattatcCAGATATAAATGCTACAactgaagaaagaggaaggggtgATCACGACAGCTGCTGGAGAAATTCTGGATGTTGGTCAGTTAATTAAttgattgggggcgggggggcaagGGACAGGCGTTTGTTAAACTAGGGTGTACTGAGGTACCCagtactctgtgccagacactgcgcTAAGGGCTTATCATGTAGCATCTCATTTAAGTCCTCACAATAACCACTGAGGCACGGACTCTTATAGTCTCCATCCTACATATGCAGAAACCGAAGTACAGAGAGGTTTAGTAacttgccaaaagtcacacagcctctaagtgaaaaagaaaagctgcaaGCCTGAGGAACTAGCCCGGtcaggagtagaattttttttattattatggttgTTCTTTACATTGAGGAGAGTCCATTCGGTGCACAAGTAGAGGAGAAGTTGCCAACTGGGGCAGGAGGGATCTGCCAACGGTgcaagagaagaagggaaaaccGGATTGGGTTCCTAGGGACGTGGGAGGAGACGAGAAGGGCCCCCGAGGTGCTGGGAGAGGCAGGACCAGTCTGGTGGCTTCAGTCTGCTCAGTGACGTTTTCCAAGCACAAGAATTTGTTGGCTGAGCGTGAACAAGATGGAACAGGTGACGTTTATATGTTCTTGAAAAAGCCATATCTGCCCCGCTCTCGTCCGCCCGTTGCAGGTGATTCAGGAAGTCCAGGAGTTTTACAAGGACACCTACAACAAGCTGAAATCCAAGGACGAGCCCCAGCGGGACACCCTGAAAGCCATCCACTATGCGGTATGTCACCTGCGCCAACACCGCGACCCTCGCTGACCTTCCGTCAGAACGCACGTGCACACGGGGTACTGGTTGCACCAGCCTGTGCATCTCCATTCCAAtcatccttttttgtttgtttctctcgcCCCATCCCTGTGCTTCCCCCTGCAGCTGGACTGCTGTGGTTTGGCTGGTGGAGTAGAACAGTTTATCTCCGACATCTGCCCCCAAAAGGATATACTGTCATCCATCACAGTGAAGGTAAACTTAAAAACCCAATGAAGGTAAACTGTTGCGCCCTGGCCCCGCTGCTCTGGACAAATCCCACAAGGGTTGAAGTGAAACCTTGCCCTCTCGTTCTGGGAAGACAGGCATCTAAGTGCTGCATCTAAGAACTACGCCTTCCACCTGCGGATAGAGCCCCGTGGCAGCCatgtctttcttcccctccctggggcctctgtttcctccaggGCAGCAAAACAAAGGCCAGACCAGGGAAACAGCAAAGTGTTCTAGTGGCACCTGGATCTGCCAGCTGCTGGCTTCTATCCCGCCTCCCCCAGCTGTGCTCTGAATTCTGCACTCCCGCTTCTTAGACGTACAAACAGCTCACGACTGTAAGCTAGAGCTCATGTCCACACTTCAGAATAATAGGAAGTAGCCTAATGGCCTGATAAGAAATAGGCCCCAAAGCAGGtgctttcccttcttccttcccttattTCTTACCCAGACTTTAAGGACCCACCTCCATATCTCTTGGTTCTCCTTTCCATCCGCCAGTGAAGACACCTGAGCACGCCTGTCCTCGGCCCTTTCTCCCGGATCCCCAATGTCCTGGTGTGACACAGgcgctgtgggaggggggaggtgtgCCTGGAGCGGGGATTGTGTGTGACCCGAGTCTTGGTTTGCCCCCCTAAGCCCTGCCCTGAGGCCATCAAAGAAGTCTTTCACAACAAATTCCACATCATCGGCGCAGTGGGCATTGGGATTGCCGTGGTGATGGTGAGTATTGAGGACGTGGGGAGGGAATGATGTCACAGCGATTAACATCTGTGAAGCACATAGTCTGCCCAGGCACTGTTTTAATGAATCAATTCATTCAtcaactaatttaatcctcaccataCTTATGAGATGGGAACTGttagtattcccattttacagaccaggGAGTGGAGGGACAGGTCGAGTTGATCAAAGCCTCTGAGCTCGTGAGTGAAGCATCTGGGATTTGAGCTCTGTGCGTCTCCAGAATGCATTCTTCTAACCCTTAGGGTTCAGGGGGCAAATGTGAGGAGATGCTGGTCCTGCTGGTCCATGAACCACGCTTTGAGTAGCAAGGGTGTAGATCACCCAGCCCTGTTAGTGATC
The Lynx canadensis isolate LIC74 chromosome B4, mLynCan4.pri.v2, whole genome shotgun sequence DNA segment above includes these coding regions:
- the CD9 gene encoding CD9 antigen isoform X1 yields the protein MPVKGGTKCIKYLLFGFNFIFWLAGIAVLAVGLWLRFDSQTKSIFEQDSQPSSFYTGVYILIGAGALMMLVGFLGCCGAVQESQCMLGLFFGFLLVIFAIEIAAAIWGYSHKDEVIQEVQEFYKDTYNKLKSKDEPQRDTLKAIHYALDCCGLAGGVEQFISDICPQKDILSSITVKPCPEAIKEVFHNKFHIIGAVGIGIAVVMIFGMIFSMILCCAIRRSREMV
- the CD9 gene encoding CD9 antigen isoform X2, which gives rise to MMLVGFLGCCGAVQESQCMLGLFFGFLLVIFAIEIAAAIWGYSHKDEVIQEVQEFYKDTYNKLKSKDEPQRDTLKAIHYALDCCGLAGGVEQFISDICPQKDILSSITVKPCPEAIKEVFHNKFHIIGAVGIGIAVVMIFGMIFSMILCCAIRRSREMV